A single Atopobiaceae bacterium DNA region contains:
- the trpC gene encoding indole-3-glycerol phosphate synthase TrpC has protein sequence MILDELADTARGRVAAARERVPESELRAEVLAFPRRPLGFAAALAKPGLSLICEVKKASPSKGVIDPDFDYRAIAADYEAAGADAVSCLTEPSRFLGSDDVFRAVRGQVTCPMLRKDFTVDAYQLYEARLMGADAVLLICAILDDAELAHGLALADELGLDTLVEAHDEAEVERALAAGARIIGVNNRDLRDFTVDPHRAERFRRLVPDDVLFVAESGVGAAADLEGLVSQGVDAALVGEFLMRSDDRAATMARMREAAAR, from the coding sequence ATGATCCTCGACGAGCTGGCAGACACGGCCCGCGGAAGGGTCGCCGCGGCACGCGAGCGCGTGCCGGAGTCTGAGCTGCGTGCGGAGGTGCTTGCCTTCCCGAGGCGCCCGCTGGGCTTTGCCGCGGCGCTCGCCAAGCCGGGGCTCTCGCTCATCTGCGAGGTCAAGAAGGCAAGCCCCTCCAAGGGGGTGATCGACCCGGACTTCGACTACCGTGCCATCGCGGCCGACTACGAGGCGGCGGGCGCCGACGCCGTGTCGTGCCTCACCGAGCCCTCACGCTTCCTGGGGTCGGACGACGTCTTCCGCGCGGTGCGCGGGCAGGTGACCTGCCCGATGCTTCGCAAGGACTTCACGGTCGATGCCTACCAGCTCTACGAGGCACGACTCATGGGGGCGGACGCGGTGCTGCTCATCTGCGCGATCCTCGATGACGCCGAGCTGGCCCATGGCCTCGCCCTCGCGGACGAGCTCGGCCTCGACACCCTCGTGGAGGCCCACGACGAGGCCGAGGTCGAGCGCGCCCTGGCCGCTGGCGCCCGCATCATCGGCGTCAACAACCGTGACCTGCGCGACTTCACGGTGGACCCGCACCGGGCCGAGCGCTTCCGACGGCTCGTCCCCGACGACGTCCTCTTCGTGGCCGAGTCCGGCGTGGGCGCGGCGGCGGACCTCGAGGGCCTCGTCTCGCAGGGGGTCGACGCGGCGCTCGTGGGGGAGTTCCTCATGAGGAGCGACGACCGTGCGGCGACGATGGCGCGGATGAGGGAGGCGGCGGCCCGATGA
- the trpD gene encoding anthranilate phosphoribosyltransferase, producing the protein MMIAEAIKKIVDKQDLNYDEAYQVMSEIMDGKTSQVQNAAYLAALSTKSTHAETIDEISGSAAAMRDHALAVDAGPDVLDIVGTGGDNAQTFNISTTSAFVIAADGVRVAKHGNRAASSQCGTADCLEALGATIAVEPADAARMVDEVGMCFLFAQKYHASMRFVGSIRRELGIRTVFNILGPLTNPAHPAYMVLGVYDGALAEPLAKVLTDLGVRRAFVVYGTDCLDEISASAPTMVCEVRDGFYRTIEVTPEQFGLTRCERADLAGGTPDENAAIVRAVLSGEQGPRRTAVLMNAGAALYVAGHADTMAAGIERAAALVDDGSALAKLDEFVAATQACAPKDAR; encoded by the coding sequence ATGATGATCGCAGAGGCAATCAAGAAGATCGTGGACAAGCAGGACCTGAACTATGACGAGGCCTACCAGGTCATGAGCGAGATCATGGACGGCAAGACCTCACAGGTGCAGAATGCCGCCTACCTGGCGGCTCTCTCCACCAAGTCGACCCACGCCGAGACGATCGACGAGATCTCGGGCTCGGCCGCGGCCATGCGCGACCACGCCCTGGCCGTGGACGCGGGACCTGACGTGCTCGACATCGTAGGCACGGGCGGAGACAACGCCCAGACCTTCAACATCTCCACCACCTCGGCCTTCGTGATCGCGGCCGACGGCGTGCGCGTGGCCAAGCACGGCAACCGCGCGGCCTCGAGCCAGTGCGGGACGGCCGACTGCCTGGAGGCCCTCGGCGCCACCATCGCCGTGGAGCCGGCGGACGCGGCCCGCATGGTGGACGAGGTGGGGATGTGCTTCCTCTTCGCCCAGAAGTACCACGCCTCCATGCGCTTCGTCGGCAGCATCCGTCGGGAGCTGGGCATCCGCACCGTCTTCAACATCCTGGGGCCGCTCACCAACCCGGCCCACCCCGCCTACATGGTGCTCGGCGTCTATGACGGGGCGCTGGCGGAGCCGCTCGCCAAGGTGCTCACCGACCTGGGCGTCCGCCGGGCCTTCGTGGTCTACGGCACGGACTGCCTGGACGAGATATCGGCCTCGGCTCCCACGATGGTCTGCGAGGTGCGGGACGGCTTCTATCGCACGATCGAGGTGACGCCCGAGCAGTTCGGCCTCACGCGCTGCGAGAGGGCCGACCTGGCAGGTGGTACGCCCGACGAGAACGCGGCGATCGTGCGCGCGGTCCTGTCCGGCGAGCAGGGGCCCCGCCGCACGGCGGTCCTGATGAACGCCGGCGCCGCCCTCTACGTCGCCGGTCACGCCGACACGATGGCCGCCGGCATCGAGCGGGCCGCCGCGCTCGTCGACGACGGCTCCGCCCTAGCCAAGCTCGACGAGTTCGTGGCTGCCACCCAGGCGTGCGCGCCCAAGGACGCACGATGA
- a CDS encoding aminodeoxychorismate/anthranilate synthase component II — MILIVDNYDSFTYNLFQMVGAIDPDVTVVRNDELDLAGVRDLAPTHVILSPGPGRPEDAGICREVAAGMGETPVLGVCLGHQAICVAFGATVDHASKLMHGKQSTCELDGDCPLFADVDSPATVARYHSLAVVEGTLPDCLRVTARADDGEVMAVAHTELPVYGLQFHPESIMTPAGAAMLGNFLALPPGGRW, encoded by the coding sequence ATGATCCTCATCGTCGACAACTACGACAGCTTCACCTACAACCTCTTCCAGATGGTGGGAGCCATCGACCCGGACGTCACCGTCGTGCGCAACGACGAGCTCGACCTCGCGGGTGTGCGCGACCTGGCCCCGACCCATGTGATCCTCTCGCCGGGACCGGGTCGCCCCGAGGACGCCGGCATCTGCCGCGAGGTGGCTGCCGGCATGGGCGAGACCCCCGTCCTGGGCGTGTGCCTGGGACACCAGGCGATCTGCGTCGCCTTCGGCGCCACGGTGGACCATGCCTCGAAGCTCATGCACGGGAAGCAGTCGACCTGCGAGCTCGATGGAGATTGCCCTCTCTTCGCAGACGTCGACTCGCCGGCCACGGTGGCGCGCTACCACTCGCTCGCGGTCGTGGAGGGGACGCTGCCCGACTGCCTGCGCGTGACCGCCCGTGCCGATGACGGGGAGGTCATGGCCGTCGCCCATACGGAGCTGCCCGTCTACGGGCTGCAGTTCCATCCCGAGTCGATCATGACCCCTGCGGGGGCGGCCATGCTCGGGAACTTCCTGGCGCTCCCGCCAGGCGGGCGATGGTGA
- a CDS encoding chorismate-binding protein, giving the protein MREEDQAERNVRVAPSLDEVSGLAAAGDYARVPIACEMLSDVASPIECLRRLQRVSGHCYLLESAEPGAARGRWTFLGFDPSLELSCRGAGTHVREGGTERTFDEPPAQVIRRVLAEHRAPRVEGMPPFAGGLVGYFSFEYFGHVEPTALPDLPDATDDEGFNDVDLMLFERVVAYDSYRQKIVLVANVDVSDPTRVAEAYDRACADLLRLRDLVRHGEPATSVPGRMTSPLTPRFSEAAYCDMVAAAKRHIQEGDIFQVVLSNRLAADFEGSLLDCYRVLRTTNPSPYLFYLASADLELAGASPETLVKLEDGVLHTFPLAGSRPRGATPEADEALATELLADEKELAEHNMLVDLGRNDLGRISEFGSVSVERHLEVQRYSHIMHLASSVRGRIRDGLDALDAVGSLLPAGTLSGAPKIRACQVIRELEGDRRGIYGGTVGYLDLTGNLDVCIGIRLAYHRGGRVYVRAGAGIVADSVPEKEYQECHNKARAVVEALEAAQGGLDR; this is encoded by the coding sequence ATGCGCGAAGAGGACCAGGCCGAGAGGAACGTCAGGGTCGCACCCTCGCTCGACGAGGTGTCGGGCCTCGCTGCCGCGGGGGACTACGCCCGTGTGCCCATCGCGTGCGAGATGCTCTCCGATGTGGCCAGTCCCATCGAGTGCCTGCGTCGCCTGCAGCGGGTGAGCGGCCATTGCTACCTGCTCGAGTCGGCCGAGCCGGGGGCGGCTCGTGGCCGCTGGACGTTCCTGGGCTTCGACCCCTCGCTGGAGCTCTCGTGCCGTGGTGCCGGGACGCATGTGCGCGAGGGCGGCACGGAGCGGACCTTCGACGAGCCCCCGGCACAGGTCATCCGTCGCGTGCTGGCGGAGCATCGCGCGCCTCGCGTGGAGGGCATGCCGCCCTTCGCCGGCGGTCTCGTGGGGTACTTCTCGTTCGAGTACTTCGGGCACGTGGAGCCCACAGCCCTGCCAGACCTGCCCGATGCCACGGATGACGAGGGCTTCAACGACGTCGACCTCATGCTCTTCGAGCGCGTCGTCGCCTATGACTCATACCGCCAGAAGATCGTGCTCGTGGCGAACGTCGACGTGTCCGACCCGACGCGCGTCGCCGAGGCCTACGACCGAGCCTGCGCCGACCTTCTCCGCCTCCGCGACCTCGTGAGGCATGGCGAGCCTGCCACGTCCGTACCCGGCCGCATGACGAGCCCGCTCACGCCCCGCTTCAGCGAGGCCGCCTACTGCGACATGGTCGCGGCCGCCAAGCGCCACATCCAGGAGGGTGACATCTTCCAGGTGGTGCTCTCCAACCGGCTTGCCGCGGACTTCGAGGGGAGCCTGCTCGACTGCTATCGCGTGCTCCGTACGACCAACCCCTCTCCCTACCTGTTCTACCTGGCGAGCGCCGACCTCGAGCTGGCAGGTGCCAGCCCCGAGACCCTCGTCAAGCTCGAGGACGGCGTGCTCCATACCTTCCCGCTCGCCGGGAGCCGTCCCCGTGGGGCCACCCCCGAGGCCGACGAGGCCCTGGCGACCGAGCTGCTCGCCGACGAGAAGGAGCTGGCCGAGCACAACATGCTCGTGGACCTGGGACGTAACGACCTCGGCCGCATAAGCGAGTTCGGGAGCGTGTCCGTGGAGCGTCACCTCGAGGTGCAGCGCTACTCGCACATCATGCACCTGGCCTCCTCGGTGCGAGGCCGCATCCGCGACGGGCTCGACGCGCTCGACGCCGTCGGGTCGCTGCTGCCCGCAGGCACCCTCTCGGGTGCGCCCAAGATCCGCGCCTGCCAGGTCATCCGCGAGCTCGAGGGCGACCGGCGCGGCATCTACGGAGGCACGGTGGGCTACCTCGACCTCACGGGCAACCTCGACGTCTGCATCGGCATCAGGCTCGCCTACCACCGAGGGGGCCGCGTGTACGTGCGGGCCGGTGCCGGCATCGTGGCCGACAGCGTGCCCGAGAAGGAATACCAGGAGTGCCACAACAAGGCCCGAGCCGTGGTCGAGGCGCTCGAGGCCGCGCAGGGAGGTCTGGACCGATGA
- a CDS encoding YccF domain-containing protein, which yields MSTVGNVFWFVLCGLWQGLAWAFVGLIWCITIVGIPVGTQCFKLASLSFLPFGREVSYGGGAGSFLLNVLWIVFGGVELAIAFLIQGAVCCVTIIGIPFGLQCFKQAKLALMPFGAEVV from the coding sequence ATGTCTACGGTCGGCAACGTCTTCTGGTTCGTCCTCTGCGGGCTCTGGCAAGGGCTGGCCTGGGCCTTTGTGGGACTCATCTGGTGCATCACCATCGTAGGGATCCCCGTGGGGACGCAGTGCTTCAAGCTGGCAAGCCTCTCGTTCCTGCCCTTCGGCCGTGAGGTCAGCTACGGTGGGGGAGCCGGCTCGTTCCTCCTCAACGTCCTCTGGATCGTCTTCGGCGGTGTCGAGCTGGCGATCGCCTTCCTCATCCAAGGGGCTGTCTGCTGCGTCACCATCATCGGGATCCCCTTCGGCCTGCAGTGCTTCAAGCAGGCAAAGCTCGCCCTCATGCCTTTCGGGGCCGAGGTCGTGTAG
- a CDS encoding pentapeptide repeat-containing protein, producing the protein MSMIEALAEGGNYAEGLTFTGEDLSTDDPADAITAVDLTQAEFTDCTFDHCLLSGVQLKRASLTNCTFKGCDLSNAKAHGTWWVGCSLRSCRLDGIELVEALLRGCSLDGCSAVYANLGKTILERTSITDSRCKEAFVQEARLKHTRLDGVDLTRADFFRTSLKGVDLSGCTIDGISVSEDFRELKGAKVSPEQAVGLAMLLGVTIV; encoded by the coding sequence ATGTCCATGATCGAAGCGCTGGCCGAGGGCGGCAACTATGCGGAGGGCCTCACCTTCACGGGGGAGGACCTCTCGACGGATGACCCCGCGGACGCCATCACTGCGGTGGACCTCACGCAGGCCGAGTTCACCGACTGCACCTTCGACCACTGCCTCCTCTCGGGGGTCCAGCTCAAGCGCGCGAGCCTCACCAACTGCACCTTCAAGGGGTGCGACCTCTCCAACGCGAAGGCCCATGGGACCTGGTGGGTGGGGTGCTCCCTCAGGAGCTGCCGCCTCGACGGCATCGAGCTCGTCGAGGCCCTGCTCCGCGGCTGCTCGCTCGATGGCTGCTCGGCCGTCTACGCCAACCTCGGCAAGACCATCCTCGAGCGCACGAGCATCACCGACTCCCGTTGCAAGGAGGCCTTCGTGCAGGAGGCCCGCCTCAAGCACACGCGTCTCGATGGCGTGGACCTCACGCGCGCCGACTTCTTCAGGACGTCGCTCAAGGGGGTCGACCTCTCGGGGTGCACCATCGACGGCATCTCGGTATCGGAGGACTTCCGTGAGCTCAAGGGCGCCAAGGTGAGCCCCGAGCAGGCCGTGGGGCTTGCTATGCTGTTGGGGGTCACCATCGTCTGA
- a CDS encoding tyrosine-protein phosphatase encodes MSDATKGATFSTQAITLPDVHNARDMGGYVGADGSQVRRGLLLRTGDLDDATEEGMRILEHDLDLSLVIDLRTTPEIKSRPDPDIPGVRQVTLHVFDESREGFVYEVFAGGNFSDRKSAMLSLFRIVDEGLITDDIYVRMLADPYTIAAYHTFFDLVCGCDEGALIAHCTGGKDRTGMASAFLLTALGVSREDVIRDYLITNEAKAADIAEVDAYIASLTDDKDVQAVVHKVAGAWPAFMGHVFDHAEAEHGSLLGYLKEVIGVGDDQIALLRSRYLV; translated from the coding sequence ATGAGCGATGCCACGAAAGGCGCGACCTTCTCGACACAGGCGATCACCCTGCCCGACGTCCACAACGCGCGTGACATGGGTGGATATGTCGGTGCGGACGGAAGTCAGGTGCGCAGGGGGCTGCTCCTGCGCACGGGCGACCTTGACGACGCGACCGAGGAGGGCATGCGCATCCTCGAGCACGACCTCGACCTCTCCCTTGTCATCGACCTGCGTACGACCCCCGAGATCAAGAGCCGACCGGACCCCGACATCCCGGGCGTGCGGCAGGTCACGCTCCATGTCTTCGACGAGTCACGGGAGGGCTTCGTCTACGAGGTCTTCGCCGGCGGGAACTTCTCCGACCGCAAGTCGGCCATGCTGAGCCTCTTCAGGATCGTCGACGAGGGCCTCATCACCGATGACATCTACGTGAGGATGCTGGCCGACCCCTATACCATCGCCGCCTACCACACCTTCTTCGACCTGGTGTGCGGGTGTGACGAGGGCGCCCTCATCGCCCACTGCACGGGTGGCAAGGACCGAACGGGCATGGCCTCGGCCTTCCTCCTCACGGCGCTTGGCGTGAGCCGGGAGGACGTCATCAGGGACTACCTCATCACCAACGAGGCCAAGGCGGCAGACATCGCCGAGGTCGATGCCTACATCGCAAGCCTCACGGACGACAAGGACGTGCAGGCCGTGGTCCATAAGGTGGCAGGTGCCTGGCCTGCGTTCATGGGACACGTCTTCGACCATGCCGAGGCCGAGCACGGGTCGCTCCTCGGTTACCTCAAGGAGGTCATCGGCGTGGGAGATGACCAGATCGCCCTCCTGCGCTCACGCTATCTCGTCTGA
- a CDS encoding SMC family ATPase — MRPLRLVLSAFGPYADEQVIDFSSMGSHGLFLICGDTGAGKTMLFDAITYALYGRSSGADRPSESLRSQLADASALSGVTFTFEQAGRTYVARRHSRRVKKRNDADAVEYTTTMSLECGDDVLASSQKAMDSAVCDLLGLEYDQFCQVTMIAQGAFRELLCAEPGQREKVMRRIFGTQGIMRFQDLLKARAASSARELEAARVAFDTQVEGLDLGDASTEAADLVARLREGGTRPSLVAADWQDAVSGVVDEQVAAEVRLSAAAEATRVASSRAKAALTTAQDQVKALNDVRDATAALHAADVSRSAAADGLAKAQAAFDDGHAALVSREQTLAEALPRYDELGRARAELERAKATHVTAKAALSELEAHAATVADGLARDRARLKELPAVVRDRESCVTDRAASLERGKDLRALIDDLEAVDHDRGSLAMSVDAARGLAAATSTARSASDSAFAAYMADDASFLASRLVTGKPCPVCGSCEHPRPASARTDAPSREEVDALRTALDEAVEAESQAQQDAASQKATLDEHTRTAFARAAGLLPDVTPDDVRGALARAHAERDRVAEDYRRLDERLKQLDRAKEELDGIERRQGGLERDLATTQDSLSSARDAVSAASATVATAGERASALARDLPLPDAASATSELADIRRHRAAIEDALEDARKADLSAAAAQAAAGSTLAERGRRRDALGLSQEDQAPDLDEARGLMDEASASEREAAASLSAEQGLLMSSRKVLGQVKGACPRLIELERASAASSRLSGVANGQLSGTSRLSFERYVMGFYFDQVLACANQRLSRMTDGNYELVRRADEKGSAKAGLGIDVLDHRTGASRPAGTLSGGESFEASLSLALGLSDYAQRVAGGVQIDSVFIDEGFGTLDPDTLEAVMDVLSGLASADCLVGVISHVAELEDRIPNQVRVTRESGGSVAEVVCG; from the coding sequence ATGAGACCCCTCAGGCTCGTGCTCTCGGCTTTCGGCCCCTATGCGGACGAGCAGGTCATCGACTTCTCGTCCATGGGCAGCCATGGGCTCTTCCTCATCTGCGGTGACACGGGTGCTGGCAAGACCATGCTGTTCGATGCCATTACGTATGCCCTGTACGGGAGGTCCTCGGGCGCCGACCGCCCGAGCGAGTCGCTCCGTAGCCAGCTGGCCGATGCCTCGGCGCTGAGCGGCGTCACCTTCACCTTCGAGCAGGCGGGCCGCACGTACGTGGCCCGACGCCATAGCAGGAGGGTCAAGAAGCGCAACGATGCGGATGCCGTCGAGTACACGACCACGATGAGCCTCGAGTGCGGCGACGACGTCCTCGCCTCGAGCCAGAAGGCGATGGACTCGGCGGTCTGTGACCTGCTCGGTCTCGAGTACGACCAGTTCTGCCAGGTGACCATGATCGCCCAGGGGGCCTTCCGCGAGCTGCTCTGTGCGGAGCCGGGCCAACGCGAGAAGGTCATGCGCAGGATCTTCGGCACCCAGGGGATCATGCGCTTCCAGGACCTGCTCAAGGCGCGGGCCGCATCCTCGGCGCGTGAGCTCGAGGCCGCCCGGGTGGCGTTCGACACCCAGGTCGAGGGGCTCGACCTGGGTGATGCTTCGACCGAGGCGGCAGACCTCGTCGCCCGTCTCAGGGAGGGTGGCACCCGCCCCTCGCTCGTGGCCGCCGACTGGCAGGATGCGGTGTCCGGCGTCGTCGACGAGCAGGTCGCAGCCGAGGTGCGCCTCTCGGCTGCGGCAGAGGCGACGCGTGTGGCGAGCTCCCGGGCAAAGGCGGCCCTCACCACGGCGCAGGACCAGGTGAAGGCCCTGAATGACGTCCGTGACGCCACAGCGGCGCTTCATGCGGCGGACGTGTCCCGCTCTGCCGCCGCGGACGGACTCGCCAAGGCGCAGGCCGCCTTCGACGACGGCCATGCCGCGCTCGTGAGCCGTGAGCAGACGCTGGCCGAGGCCCTCCCTCGCTATGACGAGCTGGGAAGGGCGCGTGCGGAGCTCGAGAGGGCCAAGGCCACCCACGTCACGGCCAAGGCCGCCCTGTCGGAGCTCGAGGCGCACGCTGCCACGGTCGCGGACGGGCTTGCCCGTGACCGTGCGCGCCTCAAGGAGCTCCCGGCCGTCGTGAGGGACCGCGAGTCGTGCGTCACGGACCGTGCCGCATCCCTCGAGCGGGGCAAGGACCTCCGTGCGCTCATCGATGACCTCGAGGCCGTCGACCACGATCGGGGGAGCCTCGCCATGTCGGTCGATGCGGCGAGGGGCCTTGCTGCCGCGACCTCGACCGCGCGCTCGGCCTCGGACTCGGCCTTCGCCGCCTACATGGCGGATGACGCCTCGTTCCTCGCGTCGCGCCTCGTCACGGGAAAGCCCTGTCCCGTCTGTGGCTCGTGCGAGCATCCCCGCCCGGCGTCGGCGCGCACCGACGCCCCCTCGCGCGAGGAGGTCGATGCCCTGCGGACGGCACTCGACGAGGCCGTCGAGGCCGAGTCCCAGGCGCAGCAGGACGCGGCCTCCCAGAAGGCCACGCTCGACGAGCACACGCGCACGGCCTTCGCCCGTGCCGCCGGGCTCCTCCCCGACGTGACCCCTGATGACGTGCGGGGCGCGCTCGCGAGGGCACATGCGGAGCGAGACCGGGTGGCCGAGGACTACCGTCGCCTCGACGAGCGGCTCAAGCAGCTCGATCGGGCAAAGGAGGAGCTTGACGGCATCGAGCGGCGTCAAGGTGGCCTCGAGCGGGACCTTGCCACGACGCAGGACTCGCTCTCGTCCGCGAGGGACGCCGTCTCCGCGGCCTCCGCGACCGTGGCGACGGCTGGCGAGCGTGCCTCGGCTCTGGCCCGTGACCTGCCCCTTCCCGATGCGGCCTCCGCGACGTCAGAGCTCGCAGACATCAGAAGGCATCGGGCCGCCATCGAGGATGCCCTCGAGGATGCCCGGAAGGCCGACCTCTCCGCGGCCGCCGCTCAGGCCGCTGCCGGCTCGACGCTCGCCGAGCGCGGGCGCCGGCGCGATGCCCTCGGACTCTCCCAGGAGGACCAGGCGCCCGACCTCGACGAGGCTCGTGGCCTGATGGATGAGGCCTCCGCCTCCGAGCGTGAGGCCGCGGCATCCCTGTCCGCAGAGCAGGGGCTGCTGATGTCCAGCCGCAAGGTGCTCGGCCAGGTCAAGGGGGCCTGTCCACGCCTCATCGAGCTCGAGAGGGCGTCCGCGGCCTCCTCGCGCCTCTCTGGCGTCGCGAACGGACAGCTCTCCGGAACCTCCCGCCTCTCCTTCGAGCGCTATGTGATGGGGTTCTACTTCGACCAGGTCCTGGCCTGTGCCAACCAGCGTCTCTCGCGCATGACGGACGGCAACTACGAGTTGGTCCGTAGGGCGGACGAGAAGGGCTCTGCCAAGGCCGGCCTCGGCATCGACGTGCTCGACCATCGCACGGGGGCCTCGAGGCCCGCTGGGACCCTCTCGGGTGGCGAGTCGTTCGAGGCATCGCTGTCGCTCGCGCTCGGCCTGTCAGACTATGCCCAGCGCGTCGCCGGTGGCGTCCAGATCGACTCCGTCTTCATCGACGAGGGATTCGGCACGCTCGACCCCGATACGCTGGAGGCCGTCATGGACGTGCTCTCGGGGCTCGCCTCGGCGGACTGCCTGGTGGGCGTCATCAGCCATGTGGCCGAGCTCGAGGACCGCATCCCCAACCAGGTGCGGGTCACCAGGGAGTCCGGGGGAAGCGTCGCGGAGGTGGTCTGCGGATAG